GCAATTGCCTGAGGCTTTAAATTGGAATACTGTCCGCCGGGAATCTCATGTTCAAAAACTTCGGCAGAGCTGGCCTTTAACCCGGATTCAAAAGGATAATAATATTCCCTCACCGCCTCCCAGTAATTAGAATAAGCATTTAGGGATTTGATATCGTAAGGATTTTCACGTTCATGAAAACGCATCATTTCTACGATCGCATTAAAATTAGGCTGTGCGGTACTGCCTGATAAAGCACCTAGAGCACAATCTATCACGTCTACTCCTGCCTCAATCGCCATCAGATAAGTAGCCGGCTGTAAAGAAGAGGTATCATGGGTATGTAAATGAATCGGTATTTTGACCGTGTCTTTAAGGGCTTCAATTAAAATTTTAGCGGCATAAGGTTTTAGCAGACCAGACATATCCTTCACCCCCAGAATATGACTTCCTGCATTTTCCAGATCTTTGGCCATCCTTAAATAATAATCCAGATTATATTTGCTCCGTTTAGGATCCAGGATATCTCCGGTATAACAAAGCGCTCCTTCCGCAAGGCCTTTGGTTTTCTTACGAACCATCTCAATGCAGGGTGCAATATTTTCCATCCAGTTCAGGGAATCAAATATCCTGAAAATGTCTACCCCCTTTTCCCAGCTTTTCTCTACAAAAGATTCAATCAGGTTATCAGGGTAAGCAGCATATCCTACGCCATTACAACCACGGATCAGCATCTGAATCAAAATATTAGGCATAGCTGCACGCAATTTCTCCAGTCGCCTCCAGGGATCTTCATGCAAAAAACGCAGGCAAACATCAAAGGTTGCCCCGCCCCAGGCTTCCATACTGAAGGTCTGAGGATGATTTTTTGCAAAACCTTCTGCCACTTTAAGCATATCGTAAGTGCGCATCCTCGTGGCCAGCAAGGACTGATGGGCATCCCGGAAGGTAGTATCGGTATAATGTATTTTCTTTTCCGCTTTCAGCCAGGCAGAAAACCCTTCCGGTCCGAGTTCAGTTAACAGATCTTTGGTTCCTTTTGGATAAGTCTGTTGCTCCACTGCCGGAACAACCGGTTTTTCCAGGCGCTTATTTTGATCTACTTCACGCACGTCAGGATTTCCGTTCACAGAGACCTCGCCCAGATAAGTAAGGATACGCGTTCCCCGGTCCAGTCTCTTTTTGGATTCAAAAAGTTCGGGATGTTCCTGTATAAAATTCACCGTTGCCTTTCCCTGCACAAAGGTGGGATGGCTGATCAGGCTTTCCAGAAACTGCACATTATTTTTTACCCCACGGATCCTGAATTCCCTCAGCGCCCGGTGCATTTTTCTGGCCGCATCGTCCAAAGTATGGCCGCTTGTGCTCACTTTCACCAGCATAGAGTCAAAAAACGGACTGATTTTCATGCCCGGATAAGTGCTCCCCTCGTCCAGCCTGATCCCAAATCCAGTTGCATTTCTATAAGTAATTAAGGTGCCGTAATCCGGCTTGAAATCATCGGCAGGATCTTCAGTGGTAATGCGGCATTGCATCGCAAATCCATTACACTGAATAGATTCCTGGTTTTTAATTCCGATTTCCGCATCTTCAAGGCGATAACCATCCGCAATAAACAACTGTGTCTTGATCAGGTCAATCCCGGTTACCATCTCGGTAACCGTATGCTCTACCTGAATCCTGGGATTTACTTCAATAAAATAAATATTTTCCTGTTCATCGATCAGGAATTCCACTGTCCCTACATTATTATATTTCACTGCTTTTGCGATCGAGGTCGCATAATGATAAAGCTGATTCCGGGTCTGCTGACTTAAGTTTAAGGAAGGTGCAACCTCGACTACCTTTTGAAAACGACGTTGAACAGAGCAATCGCGTTCGTAAAGGTGTACTACTTTCCCGTGGTTATCAGCTACAATCTGTACTTCGATATGCCTCGGGCGATTGATAAACTTTTCCAGGAATACCGTATCGTCACCAAAAGCGTTCTTCGCTTCACTACGGGCTTCAAAAAATCCTTTCTCCAGCTGCTCATCATTATGTACGATACGCATTCCACGCCCACCACCACCAGAGGCAGCCTTAATCATTAAAGGATAACCAATTCGCTTCGCTTCAGTCAAAGCCAAAGCAATGCCGGTCAGCTCCACTTCATTGCTCTCGATAATGGGCAGATCTGCAAATTTAGCCACTTTTTTTGCCGTCACTTTATCTCCCAGCGAACGCATTACGTCGGGCCTGGGGCCAATGAAAATGATTCCGTTCTCCGCACATTGTGCAGCAAATTCTTCATTTTCCGATAAAAACCCATATCCGGGATGAATGGCATCTGCCCCACAGTATTTGGCCATTCCGATCATCCCCTGAATGTCGAGGTAGGGTTTTAGTGGTTCATGATCTGCGCCAATCTGGTAAGCTTCATCGGCTTTATACCTGTGCAGAGAATACCTGTCTTCATAAGTATAAACTGCTACGGTCTGGATGTTCAGTTCACTGCATGCCCGTTCAATACGGATTGCGATTTCGCCCCGGTTGGCAATCAATACTTTTTTAATGTTCATAATTTGGTTGTAGATTGAACCAAAAATATTACATTCCATTTAAACCAACACTATCAAAATCAATTTAAAATCAAGAGGTTAGCTTGTATAAAATACACTATCCATACTTACGAAGTGCCTTTCAGCCCCGCTCTGAAATAAAAGATTAAAAGGCTATCTTGTAGAAAATTCAATCCGCATATAGAATAAGTGTTACTTTATAATTTTCTTCTCTTTGCAGCTCTTTGCACCTGGTCCGGACAATTACAGGCCCAGGAAACACCAGCCGCTATTTCGGTCCGGCTTTTTCATGCGCCGAAAGTTATTCCTATGGCAGGAAAACCAACCTTGTGGTATGAACTGCAGGTATTCAATCTGAGCAAGCATAAGGTCAACATTAAAGAACTGAACATCATAGACCCACAGGACTCCACATTAACAGAATCCTATAACGGAACGGAACTTTTAAAGAAGTCAGATCAGGCAAACCCTGGACTGAAAAAAGAAGGGATTCTTCTTTTGCCTCATGATTCCTGTATGATCTATGTAGAGCTCATCCTAAAACCTTCAAAGACAAACTGGAAGCTCCGGCATCTGATCCGCTATGAAGATCCAGAGCAGTCCATCAGACAAACATCCCATCACCTGTCCGATCCTTTTACAGTTAAAAATGAAAGTCCCTTAGTTCTGGCAGCACCACTCCGCGCCGGGCCCTGGACGGCGGTATTTTCTGCTGAGTGGCCCCGTGGACATAGAAGGGTACGCAATACTAACCGGAGTAAATCTTTTATTCCCGGACGTTTCGCTATTGATTTCATCAAAATGGACAACAATGGCAAATATGCTTCCGCTGAAGAAGATTTGACCAGCAATTGGTTTGGATACGGAAGGGAAGTACTCGCGGTTGCGGATGGCGTGATTGCTTCCGTCAGAACAGATATCCCGGAAAGCAGCAGATTGTCGGAAAGCAAATCAGTTTCGGGGGAACAAGCTGCAGGCAATTACATTTCCCTTAAAATCGGAGCAAATCAATATGTCTTTTATGAGCATCTTCAACCCAACAGCATTCGGGTTAAAGCCGGACAAAAAGTAAAAAAAGGAGACGTTATTGCCTCCCTTGGATTTACCGGACAGTCTACCGGGCCTCATCTTCATTTCCATGTTGCAGACCGCAATGCGACGCTATATGCAGAAGGAATTCCTTTTACTTTTGAAAAATTCACTTTGCTGGGCGGTTATCCTGAATTTGAAAAATTTGGCAAAGAGAAATGGCATGCCGAAGAAAGGGCTATATACAAAAACGAACACCCGGCCGCCAATCAGGTGGTGCTGTTTCCTTAATAAATTAACCCTGCCGGAAGAAAACTCCCGGCAGGGCTTCTGATCTTATATCGTTTCCAGATACAATTTCTGCAGGTCACCGGCAGAAATATCTTTTGCATTGAGCGTATGAACCAGGGAGCCCTGACGCATAATTCCGATCCTTGTTCCCACATTTACGGCATTAAAAATATCATGGGTAGCCATAAAAATAGTTTTTCCTGCAGCCGAAAGTTGTTTTACAATTTCACTAAACTCATGAGTGGCTTTAGGGTCCAATCCGCTCGTCGGCTCATCCATTAAGATCGCTGCAGCATTTTTGGCCACGGCAATGGCTATTCCGACTTTCTGTCGCATCCCTTTGCTATAGTTCCCAACCGGTTTATGAAAAGCTTCAGGCTGTAAGCCTGCCTGAAGTAAATACTGTTCAAGTGCTGTCCTTTCATAGGCAAAACCGGCAATACGGCTAAAGAAATCCAGATTTTCCAGACTGGTCAGGTTGGCATACAACATCACCACCTCGGGAATGTAAGCCAGAAACTGTTTTGTCTTTGCTTCATCCGGCGACACCAGTATTCCATTTACCAGGGCCTGGCCGGAGCTTGCCCCCGTAAAGCCTAAAAACAGATTGATGGTGGTGGTCTTTCCGGCACCATTCTGCCCCAGCAAACAGAATACCTCGCCAGGCTCAACACTTAGGTTTAAACCGTTTAAGGCCACCTGGTCACCATATTTTTTTGTCAGTTCTATCGCTTGTAACCTCATCAGAATAGATTAAAATTTTATGCCCACAGAAATTTTCACGTTAAAAGGCTCTCCGTCGATGTAATAGAAATTACGGCCATCATAAGGATAGTCGAAAATGACATCACCCGACGACATGTACCGCTTTCCGCTCAGGTTGTCTGCAATAACCCGGAAGAAATACTTATCCTGTACATAACTGATCCCTGCATCGAATTTGGTAAAATCAGGAATGAACACTCCCTTTTCTGAAGTACTTCTCCTGACTATTGTCGTCTGTCCCACGCTCAGGTTCAGACTGGCCCTGTTTTTCAACGGAAACTTATATTGTATCCAGGTATTAAAGATTTGTTGCGGAGTCTGAGGTAATTCTTTACCTATTTGTTCAGGAAGGATATCCTTGGTAACCGTTGCTTTAACAAAAGTATAATTGGCGACCAGGGAAAGCTGGTCAGTAATGCTTCCAATGATATCCAGCTCAATTCCATTACTCGTGACTTGCCCCAGCTGTTTTAAAAAGCCGGGATTCGCCTGATCTCCAACCAGCACATTGGTCTTAACGGTATGGAAACCAGTCAGGGTGGTATACAAGCGCGAACCGAACCAGTTTCTTTTCAGCCCGACTTCCAGATCTCTCCCTTTTTGAGGATCTACCGCCTCTGATCCGATAAGCTCATTTGTAGCACTGACAATTGCTTTCTGGCCACTTTGAGGAACAAAAGACTGGTCATACAAGAAGAAAACCGTCGTAGCACTATCCACCAGATAAGTTAACGCAGCACGTGGAGAAAGGGCTTTTTGCTTGTAATTATTAATTTTAACTACCCCTTTAGCATTAGTTGTCGCCTTTTCATTGGTATACCAGGTATATCTGGCACCCAGTGTCAACGATAATTTTTTATGCAGCTGAATATTGTCGTAAGCAAAAGCCGATTTTAAAAAGGTATTGTTATTGATCCTGGTCTGACGTGTTGTTTGTCGAATCAGGTTCGGATCCACTTCGTTTACAGGATCGGCTTTAAAATAAGGAAATTCGATCTTTCCATTGTTCAGCGAGAGGGAGTCCCTGCTATTGGTATAATCGGCCCCAAACAATAACTGATGACTAATCCCTCCGGTTTTGATTTTACCATTGGCAAATAGTTGGGAAGAAAAGGTCTTCCCCGCTCCCATACCTAAGTATGATCTTCTTTTAGTCATCACTCCATCAGGCCTGAAATTCACCATACTTCCGGCCGAAGTCATGTTCCAGTTCGAATAAGGTGACCATAAATAAGACGATTGTGAAGTCAGCTGCCAATCCTCACTGAATTTATGGACAGCATAAATTCTGCCGGTTTGATTTTGCGTATAACTGCCGGGCAGTCCCCTTCCGGCACTATAGTTCAGGTCGATCGGCCCCTTCAGCTTGTCGGCATCATTGCGGACTTTAACCAGCACAGATCCGTTCTGGCTTTCCCCTCTGATCAGGTCATATTCCGCTAGCACAAAGGTATTCGGGCTAAAATTATACTGCAATACCGGCGCAAGCACATACTTCTCTGTCCGCAAATCGGTCAGATAAGAATCCCTGTGCTGATATGCCGCATTAAAACGGTAGGAAAAACCCTTTTTCTGCACTGCCGAACCAATATCCACCGATGTCCTGAAAAAGTTAAAACTACCTCCGTTAACCATCACATTCAATAATTTCTGCCCCGGGGTTTTCGTTGCAATGTTGATCGAGCCACCAGGTTCACCAACGGAGTTTAAAAATCCTGCCGGGCCTTTCACAAATTCTATGCTTTCAATTAATGCTTCATCATCGATGGAGGAACCATAACTAAAGCGCCTTGACATTCCATTTAAGGTAGTATATGCACTAAATCCCCGGATTTGCGCCGTAGCAGAATTATCAAAAGGAGTACTATTGTATCCAAAATACACACCACTAGCATTCCGGGCAGCATCCCTCAATTCCAAACCACCTTGTTGCTGCAATAAAGCAGAGGAAATCCGGATGATGTTTTGTGGCGTCTGTAATAAAGGCAGTTGCAGTTTCATGGTATTCGAGAGCGTCTCTGCACTGAGTTTCACTAGTCTTTGTCTGACTACACTGACCTCCTTTAGTTTATTGATTTTCTGTGGACGGGCAGCAGTATCAGTCCTTTGTCCATAAGTTAATGGCTGATAGAGAAAATAGAGGAAACTGAAGTAAATTATTCTTTTCATTTATGTGTGGGTTATTTTAACTGTTCTTTGTTTTAATGAGCTTTCTTTTGCTGCTGATCCACAAAATCAGGATAAGCGCTAACCAGATCGACAACGCATTACCGAAGATCCGGGCAGCTCTGTGTTCCTCCTTTTCAGGTTTAAAAGCCGGAAGGTTCAGCACCTCTGTCCTGCTCAGTTTCTTATTGACCAGCAGGTAGCTGTTCATGAGCTTCGACCATTGGTTCTGAAAAAGGCCGGCCTGGCTTTGATAAAACAGGTAATCATTTAAGCCTGTCCCGGCGCTTGCATTAAGGAGGCTTTGCATTTGTGCAACCGGATTTAACCAGGCGGTCTTACTTAACCATGCATTGTGTTTCTGAGCAGCAGCCTGATAGGCTTTAACATTTTCATTCATACGCCTGCCCAGCAGGTCGTAATACGCCACAAACCTTTTATTTCCATACTGAGCAGTATCATCAGTCCGGCGGAGGGACCGGTATTCCGGATGATTGCGGTAAAACTCAATGAGCAATTCTTTGATCGGCATTTCCCAGGTGTCCAGCATCGTTTCCCGCTGATGAGCTACCAGTTCTGTCCGTAAAGGCATAGGATATTTCAGAGCGGCCAGCTTATTCATTAAAGCGGGTAATACCAGGGTCAGCAGCAGCCAGATTCCAAGCAGGATCAAAGCGTTAATACGGGAGGATTTCCTGAACACCACCACCAGCCAGCAAATGGAAAACCAGAACAGCAGGTAAGCATTCAGCACAAAAAACCACAATACCACATCAATAACAGATAAAGCAGTAGCTGCTGGTCGTATTAAAACACCTATAGCACTCAATATCCAGCTCAGACCAGACACCAGAAGCAGCCGGAACAACAGCTTATAACGCAGGATCTGATTCAGGTCTCCGCTTTGTACATTTAAGAGTCGGTCGGTCTGCTGTTCCTTTTCTTTGGCAAAAAGGTCGTAACAAAGGATAATGATCAGCAACGGAAACAGATAGATCAGCACAAAAGAAAAGTCAAAATTTCCCGAAGCCAGTTTCTCCGGATTGGCGATCTCGGTGTTGGGCGGGGTCAGGACATCCCTTTTGCTGTTGATGATGTCAAAATAAGGAAGAATATCCCGTTGCCCAATGGCCATTACCGCCAGTCCATGAGGAGGGTTTGTAGCCAGTGGAGATGCCCTGTATTCTATAACCTGGGGCAGTCCGGCCTGTTCAGCCAGCATCTTACCTTTAGCGGTACTGGTATCTGCATTAAACCGATCGGTCAGCTCCCGCAGATTCAGCTGCTGGTTTTTCTGAAGCGTATCCAGGCCCTCCAGCTGCCGGCCAACAAACCGATGGCCGATACTCAGGCTATAAAAACCCATTAATAAGAAGAAAATAAGGATCAGGAGTTGTGCAGGCTGACGAACAAATTGCCGCCATTCAAAGCTGAAAATTAATTTAATTAAGGACATACGCTAAAGCAATGAGGATTTTGAGACGAAGTGTAAAGTCAGAGAAAGCAGTAATAACCAGCAAAAAATGGAAATTATCGCCGTTTGCTGCATTCCGATAACCCGTGATAAAGGGGGAAGTTCATATTGAAAATCTTTCAGCTGGGCGAAAAACTCCGGGTTGGCAACATAGGCTTGCTGACCATTTACCGGGTGTTTAGCCAATTCCAGGTTGAGCTGGCGAATCAGGTCGTTCCGGTATTTCCTGGCTTCAATGAAAAATCGCTGATGGTGATAAAAATCTGTCCCTGACATGGCCATAGATAGGCGTTTCAGACTTAAAAAGGGGTTCCACAATCCGGCAATAGTCAGGAAAGACTGCTGCTGATTAAAGGTATTTTCCAACCTGGAATAATAGTAATCAAATACCTTGTTCTGGTAATCTTCGTGGTATTGCAGCATCAGGCCATCTATGTTTACCGGCAACTGCGCCGCGCGGTTAACCTGGTATTTCCGGAGTAAGAGCTCCATATATTTTTCGCCCCTTTCCTGCAAAGTCCCTTCTCCTTTGATCCCTTTTAAATAACCTGTCCTGACTTCATTTTTAAAAGCTGCCCTGGACACAAGCGGGTAGCGTTCATCGGCCATACCAGTTGCTATTTTAGGCAGCAGAATACAACAGAATAACCACAGGTTTAACACCATCATGATGGCTGTTCCCGAACGTTTGCTGCATACAGAAATCAGCACGCCAGCCAGGGTCACCAGCAGATAAAACAATAAGTATCCGCCAATGAGGATCAGCAATCTTCCGATCAGTAAGCCCCCTGAAGGAGCAAACCATAAGAAAATCAACATCAGGAGAAAAATGGGCAATACCAAAAGGATCACAAAAAGATAATGGGCTAAGACTTTCCCCCAGACCAGTTGTACAGGCTTTATTCCCTGTGCCATCAACATTTTGAAAGTACCGGACTCTTTTTCGAAAGTCAGCGAAGAAGAACTGATGAACAACAACA
This region of Pedobacter steynii genomic DNA includes:
- a CDS encoding ABC transporter ATP-binding protein; this encodes MRLQAIELTKKYGDQVALNGLNLSVEPGEVFCLLGQNGAGKTTTINLFLGFTGASSGQALVNGILVSPDEAKTKQFLAYIPEVVMLYANLTSLENLDFFSRIAGFAYERTALEQYLLQAGLQPEAFHKPVGNYSKGMRQKVGIAIAVAKNAAAILMDEPTSGLDPKATHEFSEIVKQLSAAGKTIFMATHDIFNAVNVGTRIGIMRQGSLVHTLNAKDISAGDLQKLYLETI
- a CDS encoding M23 family metallopeptidase yields the protein MLLYNFLLFAALCTWSGQLQAQETPAAISVRLFHAPKVIPMAGKPTLWYELQVFNLSKHKVNIKELNIIDPQDSTLTESYNGTELLKKSDQANPGLKKEGILLLPHDSCMIYVELILKPSKTNWKLRHLIRYEDPEQSIRQTSHHLSDPFTVKNESPLVLAAPLRAGPWTAVFSAEWPRGHRRVRNTNRSKSFIPGRFAIDFIKMDNNGKYASAEEDLTSNWFGYGREVLAVADGVIASVRTDIPESSRLSESKSVSGEQAAGNYISLKIGANQYVFYEHLQPNSIRVKAGQKVKKGDVIASLGFTGQSTGPHLHFHVADRNATLYAEGIPFTFEKFTLLGGYPEFEKFGKEKWHAEERAIYKNEHPAANQVVLFP
- a CDS encoding DUF3526 domain-containing protein; its protein translation is MSLIKLIFSFEWRQFVRQPAQLLILIFFLLMGFYSLSIGHRFVGRQLEGLDTLQKNQQLNLRELTDRFNADTSTAKGKMLAEQAGLPQVIEYRASPLATNPPHGLAVMAIGQRDILPYFDIINSKRDVLTPPNTEIANPEKLASGNFDFSFVLIYLFPLLIIILCYDLFAKEKEQQTDRLLNVQSGDLNQILRYKLLFRLLLVSGLSWILSAIGVLIRPAATALSVIDVVLWFFVLNAYLLFWFSICWLVVVFRKSSRINALILLGIWLLLTLVLPALMNKLAALKYPMPLRTELVAHQRETMLDTWEMPIKELLIEFYRNHPEYRSLRRTDDTAQYGNKRFVAYYDLLGRRMNENVKAYQAAAQKHNAWLSKTAWLNPVAQMQSLLNASAGTGLNDYLFYQSQAGLFQNQWSKLMNSYLLVNKKLSRTEVLNLPAFKPEKEEHRAARIFGNALSIWLALILILWISSKRKLIKTKNS
- a CDS encoding TonB-dependent siderophore receptor, which codes for MKRIIYFSFLYFLYQPLTYGQRTDTAARPQKINKLKEVSVVRQRLVKLSAETLSNTMKLQLPLLQTPQNIIRISSALLQQQGGLELRDAARNASGVYFGYNSTPFDNSATAQIRGFSAYTTLNGMSRRFSYGSSIDDEALIESIEFVKGPAGFLNSVGEPGGSINIATKTPGQKLLNVMVNGGSFNFFRTSVDIGSAVQKKGFSYRFNAAYQHRDSYLTDLRTEKYVLAPVLQYNFSPNTFVLAEYDLIRGESQNGSVLVKVRNDADKLKGPIDLNYSAGRGLPGSYTQNQTGRIYAVHKFSEDWQLTSQSSYLWSPYSNWNMTSAGSMVNFRPDGVMTKRRSYLGMGAGKTFSSQLFANGKIKTGGISHQLLFGADYTNSRDSLSLNNGKIEFPYFKADPVNEVDPNLIRQTTRQTRINNNTFLKSAFAYDNIQLHKKLSLTLGARYTWYTNEKATTNAKGVVKINNYKQKALSPRAALTYLVDSATTVFFLYDQSFVPQSGQKAIVSATNELIGSEAVDPQKGRDLEVGLKRNWFGSRLYTTLTGFHTVKTNVLVGDQANPGFLKQLGQVTSNGIELDIIGSITDQLSLVANYTFVKATVTKDILPEQIGKELPQTPQQIFNTWIQYKFPLKNRASLNLSVGQTTIVRRSTSEKGVFIPDFTKFDAGISYVQDKYFFRVIADNLSGKRYMSSGDVIFDYPYDGRNFYYIDGEPFNVKISVGIKF
- a CDS encoding pyruvate carboxylase, with translation MNIKKVLIANRGEIAIRIERACSELNIQTVAVYTYEDRYSLHRYKADEAYQIGADHEPLKPYLDIQGMIGMAKYCGADAIHPGYGFLSENEEFAAQCAENGIIFIGPRPDVMRSLGDKVTAKKVAKFADLPIIESNEVELTGIALALTEAKRIGYPLMIKAASGGGGRGMRIVHNDEQLEKGFFEARSEAKNAFGDDTVFLEKFINRPRHIEVQIVADNHGKVVHLYERDCSVQRRFQKVVEVAPSLNLSQQTRNQLYHYATSIAKAVKYNNVGTVEFLIDEQENIYFIEVNPRIQVEHTVTEMVTGIDLIKTQLFIADGYRLEDAEIGIKNQESIQCNGFAMQCRITTEDPADDFKPDYGTLITYRNATGFGIRLDEGSTYPGMKISPFFDSMLVKVSTSGHTLDDAARKMHRALREFRIRGVKNNVQFLESLISHPTFVQGKATVNFIQEHPELFESKKRLDRGTRILTYLGEVSVNGNPDVREVDQNKRLEKPVVPAVEQQTYPKGTKDLLTELGPEGFSAWLKAEKKIHYTDTTFRDAHQSLLATRMRTYDMLKVAEGFAKNHPQTFSMEAWGGATFDVCLRFLHEDPWRRLEKLRAAMPNILIQMLIRGCNGVGYAAYPDNLIESFVEKSWEKGVDIFRIFDSLNWMENIAPCIEMVRKKTKGLAEGALCYTGDILDPKRSKYNLDYYLRMAKDLENAGSHILGVKDMSGLLKPYAAKILIEALKDTVKIPIHLHTHDTSSLQPATYLMAIEAGVDVIDCALGALSGSTAQPNFNAIVEMMRFHERENPYDIKSLNAYSNYWEAVREYYYPFESGLKASSAEVFEHEIPGGQYSNLKPQAIALGLGDKFELIKQRYADVNELFGDIVKVTPSSKVVGDMAQFMVANDISPEDVFTRGEQLAFPESVVSFFMGEIGQPAGGFPEALQRILLKGKTPFTDRPNKHLEPLHLAAEFEDFKREFGDDLSYTMYLAYKFYPKVTAEAIRAFRLYGDVSVIPTQYFFYGMKPGEETTIEIAKGKTLLIRLLSIGPADDKGMRTVFFKLNGQTRNIEILDKTVQVTRLENRKVDKSNVAHIGSPLQGLLSKVFVKAGDVVKKNQPLFMIEAMKMESNITAIADCVVKNIVLTEGTIVNTDDLVLEV
- a CDS encoding DUF3526 domain-containing protein, whose amino-acid sequence is MSAHLYPLLRSLVCKEFRLAYRDRIMSTLAIIIYTLFLTSSLLTVFQYQQDQQSREESNAKFRDQWKAQHTNPHDAAHFGTYLFKPLNLISAFDPGLNDYFGTTYRVEAHVQHEVDYSNAESNDALMRFGSFTLALIMQLLIPLLLLFISSSSLTFEKESGTFKMLMAQGIKPVQLVWGKVLAHYLFVILLVLPIFLLMLIFLWFAPSGGLLIGRLLILIGGYLLFYLLVTLAGVLISVCSKRSGTAIMMVLNLWLFCCILLPKIATGMADERYPLVSRAAFKNEVRTGYLKGIKGEGTLQERGEKYMELLLRKYQVNRAAQLPVNIDGLMLQYHEDYQNKVFDYYYSRLENTFNQQQSFLTIAGLWNPFLSLKRLSMAMSGTDFYHHQRFFIEARKYRNDLIRQLNLELAKHPVNGQQAYVANPEFFAQLKDFQYELPPLSRVIGMQQTAIISIFCWLLLLSLTLHFVSKSSLL